A window from Verrucomicrobiia bacterium encodes these proteins:
- a CDS encoding nucleoside hydrolase, with translation MMGLGKVLVIIDGPDPDNYILALAASSQLLDMDVVAVIMTGRPVSAVHGQPPYGFNPHASRAVRRDNALHVKGIFMRHGREHIPVFEGLRAPFSTVPHKFHIHERVTDVYDDAHAGHQLAGDIDDAVAYLAGLEGSIHVICGGPMTDLAYLMQQLLLSGKLGLVTAQLGMFGFGGVKTIAGGRRQFNALADPTAAHLVLQEYPGPFYLLPTDITKDPAHGFDHPDELAALLRSTAGTEVVEMYRAAWPIMWEPRGERIFVHDFHPAELMHHLLRQQAARHEQRQFGRYRVSPVGIAHVPHLVHEQDRWGEIDLGPPDPSMPPRFLVDGVDTSGHRIALATSIDSAPYPSEAHHGATTVAN, from the coding sequence ATGATGGGCCTTGGGAAGGTGCTCGTCATCATTGATGGGCCCGATCCAGACAACTACATCCTGGCTTTGGCCGCTAGTAGTCAGCTGCTAGATATGGATGTAGTTGCAGTCATCATGACCGGTCGACCAGTCAGTGCGGTGCACGGCCAGCCGCCATATGGATTCAATCCGCATGCCAGTCGGGCTGTCCGCCGCGACAACGCGTTGCACGTAAAGGGCATCTTTATGCGTCACGGGCGCGAACACATCCCCGTGTTCGAAGGCTTACGTGCACCATTCTCGACTGTGCCGCATAAGTTTCATATTCACGAGAGGGTGACCGATGTTTACGACGATGCACATGCTGGCCACCAGCTGGCTGGCGATATCGACGACGCGGTCGCCTATCTAGCGGGCTTGGAGGGGTCTATCCATGTGATCTGTGGTGGCCCGATGACCGACCTGGCATATCTGATGCAGCAACTGCTGCTCAGTGGAAAGCTCGGACTGGTCACTGCCCAGTTGGGCATGTTCGGCTTCGGTGGCGTCAAGACTATTGCTGGGGGGCGACGACAGTTCAACGCCCTGGCGGATCCAACCGCGGCGCACCTCGTACTCCAGGAGTATCCAGGGCCGTTTTACCTGTTGCCGACTGACATCACCAAGGATCCCGCACACGGTTTCGACCATCCGGACGAGTTAGCCGCCTTGCTGCGGTCTACGGCTGGCACGGAGGTGGTCGAGATGTACCGCGCGGCCTGGCCGATTATGTGGGAGCCTCGTGGCGAGCGGATCTTTGTCCACGATTTTCACCCGGCCGAGCTGATGCACCACTTACTGAGGCAGCAGGCGGCCCGGCACGAACAGCGTCAGTTTGGTCGCTATAGAGTTTCGCCAGTTGGGATCGCGCATGTGCCACACCTGGTACACGAGCAGGACCGCTGGGGCGAGATCGATCTCGGTCCGCCTGATCCATCTATGCCACCCCGGTTTCTTGTCGACGGCGTCGACACCTCAGGGCATCGCATCGCCTTGGCGACCTCCATCGACAGTGCTCCGTATCCGAGCGAAGCACACCACGGCGCAACAACAGTCGCCAACTAG
- a CDS encoding PIN domain-containing protein produces MKYLFDTTTYSHLLKGHKVVANILKDAETIFMPNVVIAELRYGFRLGTKQEENERLLARFVANKKIRVILQDNATTDYFVNIAIFARKKGVQLSTHDIWIAALTEQWDATLVTFDNDFKHLDYKDIKLNLES; encoded by the coding sequence ATGAAGTATTTGTTTGATACGACAACATATAGTCACTTACTAAAAGGCCATAAGGTTGTAGCTAATATACTAAAAGATGCTGAAACTATTTTCATGCCTAATGTTGTCATAGCTGAGCTAAGATACGGTTTTAGACTAGGCACAAAACAAGAAGAAAATGAACGACTTCTAGCTAGGTTTGTAGCTAATAAAAAGATACGTGTCATCCTGCAAGATAACGCAACGACCGATTACTTTGTGAATATAGCTATATTCGCCCGTAAAAAAGGCGTACAGCTTTCTACGCATGATATATGGATAGCTGCTCTGACTGAACAGTGGGATGCCACTTTAGTGACTTTTGACAATGACTTTAAACACCTAGATTACAAAGATATAAAACTAAATCTAGAAAGTTAA
- a CDS encoding TIGR03086 family metal-binding protein produces MSEDQMFILGEQTFGNVVQQIKSEQLELSLPEWFELGRSQDRAKLKLRDILNYHAYDTAWVSETFAGKTVKEVGDKYDGDLLGNDPLGKYQEYSQAAIAAIKNNYDPDRTVHFSYGDYPAKEAILHVTSFRIFRAYDLAKLIGAETALPADLAEAAHKLIEPHADEWRQYGIFKPAQPVPDDADPQAKLFAMAGRDPNWR; encoded by the coding sequence ATGAGTGAAGATCAGATGTTTATTTTAGGCGAGCAAACTTTTGGAAATGTTGTTCAGCAGATCAAGTCCGAGCAGTTGGAGCTGAGTTTGCCAGAGTGGTTTGAGCTAGGGCGATCACAAGATCGCGCCAAGCTCAAACTGAGGGATATACTCAATTATCATGCCTACGACACGGCTTGGGTGTCCGAAACATTTGCGGGCAAAACGGTAAAAGAGGTCGGCGACAAGTACGATGGCGATCTGCTAGGCAATGATCCGCTGGGAAAATATCAAGAGTATTCCCAGGCGGCGATCGCAGCGATCAAAAACAATTACGATCCGGACCGTACCGTGCACTTCAGCTACGGTGATTATCCTGCCAAAGAGGCTATCCTCCACGTTACAAGCTTCAGAATTTTCCGGGCCTATGATCTCGCCAAGCTTATCGGCGCCGAAACGGCTCTGCCGGCAGATTTGGCTGAGGCTGCTCACAAACTTATCGAACCGCACGCCGACGAGTGGCGTCAATACGGTATTTTCAAGCCGGCTCAACCAGTACCCGATGACGCGGACCCTCAAGCCAAGCTGTTCGCCATGGCCGGTCGTGACCCCAACTGGCGATAA
- the tgt gene encoding tRNA guanosine(34) transglycosylase Tgt, giving the protein MPTDKTPGYFTLTAQAGSVRCGKISTRAGKVLTPTFMPDGTRGAVKGVRPEDVRGTGVGVVLANTYHLHLQPGEEVIAKLGGLHAFTKQTLPMLTDSGGFQVFSLAHIRKITEDGVTFKDPKTGDTIFLSPEKSIQIQMQLGADMMVAFDDVTSLDDAGRARTQEAFDRTHRWLERSLAEFQRLTKDMNPDERPLLFGVVQGGLDKELRKKSLEIVQSLPVDGIAIGGLSVGESREEMHDMLAYLEGFYDNSPRPRFLLGVGDPIDLRFAIEHGIDMLDCVLPTRNARHATVWISGDKKIHLTNAQYIVDPAVIDPGCDCATCQAGYSRGFLRHQFKVGESLAGTLASVHNIRYLQRICEDYRNAQS; this is encoded by the coding sequence ATGCCAACAGATAAGACACCAGGGTACTTTACCCTCACAGCACAAGCAGGATCAGTTCGTTGTGGCAAAATCAGCACTCGGGCAGGTAAAGTGCTAACGCCTACATTCATGCCCGACGGTACACGCGGTGCAGTCAAAGGAGTGCGCCCCGAAGATGTTCGCGGTACAGGGGTAGGAGTCGTTCTGGCCAATACCTATCATCTCCATCTTCAGCCCGGAGAAGAGGTCATTGCAAAGTTAGGTGGCCTTCACGCTTTCACCAAGCAAACTTTGCCTATGCTCACTGATTCCGGAGGCTTCCAGGTGTTCTCACTGGCCCATATCCGTAAAATTACCGAAGACGGGGTAACTTTTAAAGATCCCAAAACAGGGGACACTATTTTCCTTTCTCCAGAGAAATCCATACAGATCCAGATGCAGCTCGGGGCAGATATGATGGTCGCCTTCGATGATGTGACTTCTCTGGACGATGCGGGAAGGGCACGCACTCAGGAGGCCTTCGACCGTACTCACCGGTGGCTTGAGCGGTCTTTGGCTGAATTCCAGAGGCTCACTAAAGACATGAATCCAGACGAACGACCCCTGTTGTTCGGAGTGGTCCAGGGTGGCCTGGACAAAGAATTGCGCAAAAAAAGTCTAGAGATCGTTCAGAGCTTGCCAGTAGATGGCATCGCTATTGGGGGACTTTCCGTAGGCGAATCCAGAGAGGAAATGCATGATATGTTGGCATATCTCGAGGGGTTTTACGATAACTCGCCGCGACCAAGATTCTTACTAGGAGTGGGTGACCCTATTGATCTGCGGTTTGCCATAGAACACGGAATCGACATGCTTGATTGTGTTTTACCAACTCGTAATGCCCGCCACGCCACGGTCTGGATTTCTGGTGATAAAAAAATTCACCTGACCAACGCTCAATATATAGTTGATCCCGCAGTCATAGATCCAGGTTGTGATTGTGCGACCTGCCAAGCAGGTTATAGCCGGGGCTTCTTACGTCACCAATTCAAGGTTGGCGAGAGCCTTGCCGGAACACTAGCCTCCGTTCACAATATTCGTTATTTGCAGCGCATATGCGAAGACTATAGAAATGCTCAATCCTGA
- a CDS encoding glycosyltransferase produces MKNIEIPYEEDRGKRYRFFEMLPGLLTWSILFLPLILSLVNPTLCVMLILGYLLLWFVKSMGLTIRSLQGYRVIEQHMKMPWPQMLQEVEDRKINQPEKHIPSWHYENVRRLQDSPPVVEPSQLYHAIIIAAYNESKDVIEPTLQSVLASAYDMKKVIVVFAYEGRDGARSESAVKELVAEYGDRFMATMAFKHPLTDKEVRGKGGNITYAGRELQKYLEAHKIDPIQVVVTTLDADNRPHKNYLACLSYLYTLVPDPKVVSFQPVPMFTNNIWDAPAPMRVIATGNTFWNVVLSLRPHMIRNFSSHAQSMQTIIDTDFWSVRTIVEDGHQFWRTYFRYEGNHDVLPIYLPIYQDAVLSSTLRKTLKAQFIQIRRWAWGASDVAYVAEMGYFKPNKVPKLDLTFKFLRLLEGHVSWATAPYLLTFAAFIPALFNDMDYASNQLPIVASRIQTIALVGIFSTLFLSLKLLPPKPARYKNHRTVFMVLQWVMLPVTTLVYNATASLYSQTRLMFGRYIGSFDVTDKAVVKENKEKVI; encoded by the coding sequence ATGAAAAATATAGAAATTCCTTACGAAGAAGACCGGGGCAAACGCTATCGCTTCTTCGAGATGTTGCCTGGGCTTCTGACTTGGAGCATCTTGTTTCTTCCTCTGATACTCAGTCTGGTAAACCCTACGCTGTGCGTCATGCTCATACTGGGTTACTTACTTCTGTGGTTTGTGAAGTCTATGGGGCTGACTATTCGGTCCTTGCAGGGGTATCGGGTGATCGAGCAACACATGAAGATGCCATGGCCCCAGATGCTCCAAGAGGTAGAAGACCGCAAAATCAATCAGCCCGAAAAGCATATTCCTTCCTGGCACTACGAAAATGTTCGACGTCTGCAAGATAGTCCACCAGTGGTAGAACCCAGCCAGCTGTATCACGCCATTATCATTGCTGCCTACAACGAGTCGAAGGATGTTATCGAGCCCACGCTTCAGTCTGTGCTGGCTTCTGCCTATGACATGAAGAAGGTGATTGTTGTATTCGCCTACGAGGGTCGTGACGGCGCTCGCTCAGAGAGCGCAGTCAAAGAACTGGTGGCCGAATATGGTGACAGGTTTATGGCGACAATGGCCTTCAAGCATCCGCTAACAGATAAAGAAGTACGCGGAAAAGGCGGCAATATTACCTATGCGGGTAGGGAACTCCAGAAATACCTAGAAGCTCACAAGATTGACCCCATCCAAGTAGTAGTGACCACCTTGGACGCCGACAACCGCCCCCACAAGAACTATCTTGCCTGCCTGAGCTACCTCTATACGCTGGTGCCAGATCCTAAGGTGGTTTCGTTCCAGCCTGTCCCAATGTTTACCAACAACATCTGGGATGCACCGGCGCCTATGCGGGTGATAGCTACCGGTAACACTTTCTGGAATGTTGTCCTTTCGCTACGACCCCATATGATTCGTAATTTCTCTAGTCATGCCCAGAGTATGCAAACCATCATAGATACTGACTTTTGGAGCGTTCGTACCATCGTAGAGGATGGGCACCAGTTCTGGCGGACTTACTTTCGCTACGAGGGCAACCATGACGTGCTTCCCATATATCTACCCATTTACCAAGATGCCGTGCTGTCCAGCACGTTACGCAAGACGCTCAAGGCCCAGTTTATTCAGATCAGACGATGGGCCTGGGGTGCGTCAGATGTGGCCTATGTGGCCGAGATGGGATATTTCAAGCCCAACAAGGTGCCCAAACTGGATCTTACCTTTAAATTCTTGAGATTACTCGAGGGCCACGTCAGTTGGGCAACAGCTCCGTACCTGTTAACCTTTGCCGCCTTTATTCCAGCTCTTTTTAACGATATGGACTACGCTTCCAATCAGTTACCCATCGTGGCAAGCCGCATTCAGACCATTGCGCTCGTAGGCATCTTCTCTACGCTTTTCCTCAGTCTCAAGCTGTTGCCCCCCAAGCCGGCCCGCTACAAGAATCACCGTACTGTTTTTATGGTTCTGCAGTGGGTCATGCTCCCCGTAACCACCCTTGTTTATAATGCTACCGCCTCACTCTATTCTCAGACACGGCTGATGTTTGGCCGCTATATTGGCAGCTTCGACGTTACCGATAAAGCTGTCGTCAAAGAGAACAAAGAAAAAGTTATATAG